The DNA region CGGTAGAGACATCATTAAGTGGCGATGGAAGCCTCGTAACTGTGATCTCCCACCGTTCGATCCCCTCCAGTTTCTTCACACTTACAGAGATACCAACATTGGTACTTCCCCCATCTCTCTGTCTCAAAGTTAGTTAATTTAAAGCAAATTAGGCCTTAATCAATATTCAACAGTGCAGGGTTTATTGGTGATTCCTTAAACAGAAACATGTTTGTATCTTTGTTTTGTACTTTGAAACGTGTGTCCAATGATGTGAAGAAATGGCGTCCTGCTGGAGCTGATCGTGGCTTTACTTTCCTTCACTATAATCTCACCATTGCTTATCATAGAACTAATCTTTTGGCACGCTATGGTAGGTAAGCTGCTTTGAATCATTTAGATAAACTCCAATTTAGTTTCTTTTTGTTTGTATTTCATGGTAGGAACTGTATTGTTATTGATTGTGTTTAATGCAGATGGTCAGCTAATGGAAATGGTGGTAAATTAGAAGCTCTTGGATATAAAGAAGGTTATAGAGTTGATGTTGATGTTCCAGAAAGCACATGGGAAAAGGCTCCAAGCTTCCATGATATACTAATCTTTAACACAGGACACTGGTTAGCCTTTTTCCCACTTCCATTAAAATGTTGTAGATCTTTTGGTGCCAATAATATTATGGTAGCATTCCTTTTTGTAcgattttgttgtttttagcatTTGGATCCGGTTTTCATGGTAGATGAAAATGACCAGAAGTGGATTTTAATGACACGAGAACAAACTGTCAAAGTTGGACGCAGTTTTCAAATTATGTGCAAATATCAAAGCTTTTTGGCTCAAGCTGTGTAACTTGTGGTTATGTTATAATATTATGTTGGTTGATTCTTTTGTTGCCAATAGTATGGTAGAATTCCTTCACGTTCTTGTTTGTTGTTCCTAAGTTGTTTTCTAGCATTTATACCCTATTTTCATGTTGAATGAAAATGACCAAAAGTTGATTTTAATGCTGGTTTTGAGTTATATGCAATCATCAAAGCTTTTTGACTGAAGCTATGTAAGTTGAGgttgttttataatattatgttgATTGCTTGTTGAGGTCTTTTGGTGCCAATAGTATGGTAGCATACCTTTGTGTTCTTGTTTGTTGTTCCTAAGTTGTTTTTTAGCATTTGGATCCTATTTTCATGTTGAATGAGAACAACCAAAAGTTGATTTTAATGCGGTTTTTTAGTTATATGCAATCATCAAAGCTTTTTGGCTCAAGCTGTGGGACTTGTGGTTGTTTGTTGAGACATTCTTGGTGTCAATAGTATGGTAGTACACCTTTATGTTCTTGTTTGTTGTTCCCAAGTTGGTTTTTTGCATTTCAATCCTATTTTCATGTTGAATGAAAACAACCAAAAGTGTATCTCAACGACATGACAAATTGCCATGGTTAGATGTGGATTTCAAGTTTTATGCAATCATCAAAGCTTTTTTGGCTCAAGCTGTGTAACTTGAGGTTGTCTTATAATATTATGTTTGTTGTTTGTTGAGATCCTTTGGTGCCAATAGCATGGTAGCATACATGCCTTTATGTTCTTGTTTGTTGTTCCTAAGTTGTTTTTTACAATTTTGATTCTATTTTATGTTCAATGAAAACGACCAAAAGTTTGTTTTAATGTGGTTTTTAAGTTATAAGCAATCCTCAAAGCTTTTTGGCTCAAGCTGTGTAACTTGTggttgttttttaatattatgttgaTTGCTAGTTGAGGTATTTTGGTGCCAATAGTATGGTTTTTTAGCATTTCGATTCTATTTTCATGTTGAATGAAAACGACCAGAAGTGTTTCTCAACAACATAACAAATTGCCATGGTTGGATGTGTTTTTTGAGTTATATGCACTTATCAAAGCTTTGTGGCTCAAGCTGTGTAATTTGTGGTTGTTTTGTAATATTATGGTGGTTGTTTGTTGAGATCTTTTGGTGCCAATAGCCTGGTAGCATGCATGCCTTTATGTTCTTATTTTTTGTTCCTAAGTTGTTTTCTAGCATTTCGATACTATTTACATGTTGAATGAAATGACCAAAAGTGGATTTTAATGACATGACAAATTGCCGTTGTTGGATGTGGTTTTCGAGTTATATGCAACTATCAAAGCTTTTTGTCTCAAGCTATCTAACTTGTGTTATATATTTATGTTGGTCCCTGGCCACAATTTCTTGTTATTCTAGTCCATATATTTCCGTTGTTGTAATTATAGATTTCCTGACATAGATTAACCATTTTGATTGTTCTTTAATAGGTGGTGGGCTCCTTCGAAATTTGACCCAGTTAAGTCACCCATGCTTTTCTTTGAAAAGGGTCTACCTGTAATCCCTCCCATACCTCCTGATCTTGGCTTGGATAAGGTTTTAAATCACATGGTATGTTATTGCAAATGGTGTTTGCTACTATTGTTTTTACAACACTCAGCTTTCCTTCTTAGTTCTTACTGATCATCAATCGGCAGATATGGTTTGTGGAGAAAACCATGCGACCGGATGCTATTAAATTGTTTCGCACGCAATCACCAAGGCATTTTGAAGGTGGTGATTGGGACCAAGGTGGTTCTTGTAAGGGGTTACAGCCTTTGTTACCCGAACAAGTTAGTATCTTTCATTTGGCCAAAAATTTGTTCATCTGTTGGTTTGTGTCCACTCCGGACCAAGGCTGAATTGATTATATCCGTTTTCAGGTGGAAGATCTCTTCTCGTTGAAAAACAATGGGACGAATGTGGAGACAAGGCTTGTAAATCAGCACATATACAACGCCCTCAAGGGGTCTAACGTCCACATCTTAGATATTACCCGCATGAGTGAGTTCAGAGCTGATGCTCACCCTTCCACGGCCGGAGGAAAGAAACATGATGACTGCATGCATTGGTGCTTGCCGGGAGTTACAGATACATGGAATGACCTGTTTGTAACACATTTAAACAGTCTTAAAATTTGAAACTGATTGTATTATTACTAAACACATTTTTGTTCGGTACATTTTGGGTTAGGATCAGTTTGGAATTCAAGTTCGAGTCATCTCGGATTCAGGTTTGAGTCATTAGGACTGTACAAATGCCAAAGAACTGATGTTTATCTACCAAATAGTCCCAATCCCAAAGACATATGTGTACCCAACTTATCTGATTCGTTGTTATTACAACAAACAACCTAAATCGACAGCACCCCCAACCAAATCCATATTAGACAACAAATTTTAGAGTTGGCTGCCCTCAGCTCTTTCCTTGGCTTTTTTATAGAAAAGCCGACAAGCATCCATGATTAGAATCCGTAGCCGTAGCCAATGCCACAAAAGCAGCTGCATCCTCCCTGCATGTCACGTGGTGCAACCCTACTTATTTCCACTTCCGGTTTGGGCTGTTGCTGTTTTTTTGTGATTGAATAAAAGGGATTGTTGGCATTTGGTGAGGGAAGTTTCTTGAGCTTGATCTTACAATAACAGGGACAAGTAGAAGAAAGTGAGGACCTTGAAATTTCAGGGCCGAATGGACCCtttgttttttccttttctttttcctagtTTTGGTGGGAGAGTTTAGCTTCCAATATCAACTTGTGAGTTATAACTGTTCATTGTCCAGGTTACTGTCTAAgttcattcaaaatttgaaagtatttaaataaaaatattaaattcaaaaaatagacTTTGTGCAAAGACAATAATGGATTGGGCAATGGGAGTTGATTGTTAAGCCATCATCATATTGAATACAATCCACACGTAAAACAATGAAGATGACAAGATGTTTCTATGCTACACCTTTGTCGTTTGCAGAGCACTTTCGTCTCTTTCTTCTTTCAGATTCGGTTTTTGTGACAGTCTTCATGTGAggattcataattttttttgctCTAAGACCATGTCATAGAGGTCTCAGCACACCACACGTATTGCTTGATATATTTGATTGTTACAACGTCAATGTGCCTTGGAATAGTGGGTTGTCGACCAACCCCACAACTCATCTGGTTTATAACTCTGACCACACAAGGTATCGGTTCGAGCCGAAACTCAACTCTTGATCTAGTGGTATTGGATGAATTTTTCATAGGTTTGAATCATAATTGTGATGTGTAATTTAGAAACTCGAGTTAAAAGTGtgtaaattaattgtaaaattacctaaaataataataatttatcatgaatcaaaatttataaaaaaacataaaataaaaattgaaaaccaagATGATAGTAATCTAATTGATTAAGTTTACTAAGCAAgcaaataatattttcatttgcCCATTCAGTCTTAGTTCTATTGGTATAAACATGATGTAGGAGGACGTAGGTGCGCTAAAacacattatcttcctatttataggttgagaaagGGCTATAGGTAGTTCTgggtattgtataaaaaaaacagatatgatcGGAACCTGTAATGTGATTGTTCAAAACAAATATTTTCACGGAtaagttattttttttcttttgcatgatttagatagtaaaaactttaaattgtttccaaataaaataattttattattatatttgaaaaaggaaaataCATCACTAAAAATAACGACTGATTTTTTTATCAACATATTGACATTAAATCTTCTGTGCATCTAGAAATTTCTTaagaaatataagaaaaaaacaatacaaagtgtataaaatttcttttattcaatGCAAAATCACTTTTAAGATTCTCTTAAATATATTATTGAGCAATATTAATATCGAAATTATCAACTTTatgataaaaatatgaataaataaataaaattagataaaaCTACGTGTGAGTTTGGATGAACGATTGGGTGCGTGCATTAGGTACTGTacatttagtttactttttgacTCATACTACAATATCTAGTCTTACAACAACCGTTACTTTTAAATTAATCGCAGGTAAACCCACCACCAATCTAAACCCGCCCTATATAAACAAAGACGTAAAGCTACAATAATGTAGTTAAAGGTATAAAAAAAACTAGCTTTCATTTATATATGATCATATATATAGATCTATATTGTtcataaagtaattaaaaactaAGCAGATTAATTTTATAACGTAAAATAATAGCCATAGACATACCTTCAATGATGAATAGAGAATATTTAATAATCTAAGTCATGACCATTACCAAAATTAAAACCTTCAACACCTAGATTGAAATCCCCGTACCCTCCGATGTCTCCGACGGCAAAGCCACTGTTTTGGACGGCGAAACTATTGCCCATACCATCAGGATTGGCCACCGTCATGGCAGTCGACATGGCAAAAACATCTTCCATCAATGCACTAGCCCTATTAGCCACATTATTCCTTAACTCCTCCAAGGCTTTAGCATAAGCTTCAAGTTCCTCAATTCCCATATTATTATCAATAGGGTCATCCCACCAAAATAGTCCCTTCATTTTTCTCTCTTCGTTTTCCTTTTGGATCTCTTTGCTTCGCTTTTTTTCTTCCTCAAGTTTC from Gossypium hirsutum isolate 1008001.06 chromosome A04, Gossypium_hirsutum_v2.1, whole genome shotgun sequence includes:
- the LOC107944417 gene encoding protein trichome birefringence-like 13, translating into MAATKKLSSLFPLLSLICFISFFLLLSISRKASISSSTTHPQFLRFKPIDANPTTRSDPSATGDSSCDYSDGSWVYDPNAGFDRYDSSCKEIFKGWNCILNNKSNGRDIIKWRWKPRNCDLPPFDPLQFLHTYRDTNIGFIGDSLNRNMFVSLFCTLKRVSNDVKKWRPAGADRGFTFLHYNLTIAYHRTNLLARYGRWSANGNGGKLEALGYKEGYRVDVDVPESTWEKAPSFHDILIFNTGHWWWAPSKFDPVKSPMLFFEKGLPVIPPIPPDLGLDKVLNHMIWFVEKTMRPDAIKLFRTQSPRHFEGGDWDQGGSCKGLQPLLPEQVEDLFSLKNNGTNVETRLVNQHIYNALKGSNVHILDITRMSEFRADAHPSTAGGKKHDDCMHWCLPGVTDTWNDLFVTHLNSLKI
- the LOC107944418 gene encoding agamous-like MADS-box protein AGL61 codes for the protein MASLNQTRSSNTTTKATRGRQKIPIKKLENESSRQVTFSKRRTGLFKKAIELCILCNCNIGIIVFSPKGKPFCFGHPDIDTILERYLSKNPNHDDGLMMSGDDIAPCLEEFNEEIRETLEKLEEEKKRSKEIQKENEERKMKGLFWWDDPIDNNMGIEELEAYAKALEELRNNVANRASALMEDVFAMSTAMTVANPDGMGNSFAVQNSGFAVGDIGGYGDFNLGVEGFNFGNGHDLDY